A window of Luteolibacter flavescens contains these coding sequences:
- the ruvB gene encoding Holliday junction branch migration DNA helicase RuvB — MSENFYQKTTTAPTTSYDVSLRPPVFSEFIGQEKVKDRLLLMVEAARQRGDVLDHVLLSGPPGLGKTTLANIIARATGSQLHVTSGPQIEKAGDLAGVLTNLQKGDVLFIDEIHRLHPAIEEYLYPAMEDFRLDIIIDSGPSARSIQLNLPRFTLVGATTRSGMLTAPLRSRFGLVNRLDYYTQEELAQIIERSAGLLDIPVMREGALEVAARSRGTPRVANALLRWVRDYAQVKSDGTITGPIADAALAMIEIDAQGLDEMDKRILEALIYKFNGGPVGVGSLAVAVGEDAATIEEVHEPFLILQGFLQRTPRGRVALPAAYAKIGAKMPPPADGQGMLL; from the coding sequence ATGAGCGAGAATTTCTACCAGAAGACCACCACCGCACCGACGACCTCCTACGATGTCTCGCTGCGGCCGCCCGTGTTTTCCGAGTTCATCGGGCAGGAAAAGGTGAAGGACCGCCTGCTCCTCATGGTGGAGGCCGCCCGCCAGCGTGGCGACGTGCTGGACCACGTGCTGCTCTCCGGCCCGCCCGGCCTGGGGAAGACCACGCTGGCAAACATCATCGCCCGCGCCACCGGCTCGCAGCTCCACGTGACCTCCGGCCCGCAGATCGAGAAGGCGGGCGACCTCGCCGGCGTGCTGACGAATTTGCAGAAGGGCGACGTGCTTTTCATCGATGAGATCCACCGCCTGCACCCCGCCATCGAGGAATATCTCTACCCCGCGATGGAGGATTTCCGGCTCGATATCATCATCGACTCCGGCCCGTCGGCCCGCTCGATCCAGCTCAATCTGCCGCGCTTCACGCTCGTCGGGGCCACCACGCGCTCCGGGATGCTGACCGCGCCGCTACGCTCGCGCTTCGGCCTGGTGAATCGCCTCGACTACTACACGCAGGAGGAACTGGCGCAGATCATCGAGCGCTCCGCCGGGCTGCTGGATATCCCGGTGATGCGCGAGGGCGCGCTTGAGGTCGCCGCCCGCTCCCGCGGCACCCCGCGTGTGGCAAATGCGCTGCTGCGCTGGGTGCGCGACTACGCGCAGGTGAAGAGCGACGGCACCATCACCGGCCCGATCGCCGATGCCGCGCTGGCGATGATCGAGATCGACGCGCAGGGCCTCGATGAAATGGACAAGCGCATCCTGGAGGCGCTGATCTACAAGTTCAATGGCGGCCCGGTCGGTGTGGGCTCGCTGGCCGTGGCGGTCGGCGAGGATGCGGCCACCATCGAGGAAGTTCACGAGCCTTTCCTGATCCTGCAGGGCTTCCTCCAGCGCACGCCCCGCGGTCGCGTGGCCCTGCCCGCTGCCTACGCGAAGATCGGTGCGAAGATGCCGCCGCCCGCGGACGG